The Vitis vinifera cultivar Pinot Noir 40024 chromosome 16, ASM3070453v1 DNA segment TTCCCGGCAGTGCTGCCGGCGGTGGAATTTGTTGGGAGACTTGGGTGCAAGTGTGTCTTCCACGGTAGGTGATTTCAAAGATGGTTGGGTCATCGTCTGATCTTTGAACTTGCTTTGTAGCCAAACAGCCTTGGGCATTTCTATGAGTGCATTTGTAATAGCTCCTGAAAGTAAAATTCAATCTTCTATggtaagttaaaaaaaaaacgaaagtaaattcactttttcatttcttaattctttTATCTTAAGCAATTAAGTATCAAGTGGAAAAAAGTGGGTGGATAGATTCAAATGGTGTAGACCCAACACTTGGTATTAAGAATGAGCCAGTTGGTTTGGTTAAAGCCAACATTTGAGGCAAGTGGACAAGGAATTTGCTTTATATTAGCGTGCCTAAGAACATGTTCTAAGGCTGCCTACCAAGTTGACTCAGTTTTGGGGTGGACTTTTCTCATTTCCCATTTGTACATGGCCTTCATGTGTTTTATGCTTATGGGTGGTCGCCCAAAATGACTACTTTCACACTTGGAACCAATAGGTCAAGGACACTTCAAATCCTTTCATATATCAGCTTAAAGATTCAATACTTcaaaaaaaacacctaaaaagGGGCTGTAACTCTTTCtgttaaataatatataactcGATATTTGAAAATGACCATAATGCCCCTGTCAGTTCTGATTAGGGGTGTCATactcattttcataaaaaaaaaaatctttttatttttattctcaaattatttcaatttctaaGAGACATGCatgtgattttttatatttttttttggcaaaataaAGAACACTTAGGAACTGAGTCCGACATGTCATCTACTAAAGGCTATAATGCAGGCATGAATTGGTGAGGTTAGAGGCAACACCCTAAGATTCAGAGACAACAAGGGTGTCTACTTTTTGATGAGAACATGACTTTAATTTCTTCTAAATTTCAGATGGATCCAATCTCACTTATCAGTTATCAGTTATCACCACTAGAATTTATGTATATTGATGTAGAACTTTCCTACCTTGGATATTTGGCTCCGAGAATGTCCTTCTGCCCATACTTCCTCCAACTAAACCCATCATCAAGAGGGCCTTCTGGCCCTGGCCCTAGAGACATCTGCACTTGCTTTGTCCACCTTGGCAATGTCTTTCTgcaacaaaattctaaaattattcaGCTCAAAAAATGAAGGTAAATGGATTGAATCATATGAACGGATGGATGGTAGGGAAGAACAATGGTGGTATATAAGAATTTTAATTGATCACCTCTTCCTAGACCCATCTTTGTGCTCCTGCTCCTTATCAGAATCTTCGCTCCTAGGACTCCCACTGAGCGAGCGTGGAGACTCAGACATCCCTATTCCAATTGCTCCTCCTCCGCCTGCTGCGGCGGCCTGTGGCTCGCCCACTGGGCCGCTACACCTCAGCAATGAAAGGGCCTTCTCGTATGAAGTTAGGATCTTTTGGACCAAGGATTCACGGGCGTCATGTGAAGAAGACGACACGCTGAGATGGATTTGTAGCTGTTTGGCTAGCTCTCTCCCATTCGTAAGCTCATTTATCAGATTCTTTTGTTCCCAACTTCCCATGTTCTCCATTTTTAAACCAcccaaagaagaagaacaaaCTGTACTTGACTGCGCCAATAACCAGAAAAGGATCACTTATAGTAGACTCGCATGAATGCTACTTCACTGCAGTTAAAGCAACTAGATATAAGAAGAGCCgaagagaagaaagaataaGAAGCTACGAGCATGGAAATTTAGCTTAGTTGCAATCAAACTCGGCTTCAAGATAATACTAGCAAGAGAAAAAGGCAAGTAAGAAACTGAGGCATCAAAAGTGGGTTTGGAGGCGAAATTAAATCTGGAAAAGGAAGAGAATTGTTAAGAGGGTTTCTGAGTTTGTTGTGATTTGGAATGGTTAgaggggggtgggggtgggggtttTGCATTTAAAGAATGGGTATTTTTGAATGAAGAAAATtgagggaaagagagagaagtTTGACTGAGAAAAGAAGGAGGGGGGTTTGGAATGGTATTTTCTGCAAAGACTAGTCTTTGGTCATTGGAATGGTAATAGGGGAGTGAGGGAAGTCCAATTGCTGACCGTTTCTCCTCAAAGAACCCTTCCCGGATCTtgttccctctctctctctctccctcctcTACTTAGTAACAACGCGGAACCAGGCTTGAAGATTCCTGGTCCGCTATTCACAATGCTTATCTCTGACTTTCCTCTTCTGTTCGCAATCCACGTTGATTCGAACCCAAAcgtaaaataaagaaaaggttgagagagagagagtgctGATATGGGAGTGACGTTTGGGTTTAATCTAAGGATTACGTCGAAGTTGATAGATGGGATCAAAGTTTCTTACCATGAAATCCAGCGAAATGGTAAGCGTATTTTGTGGCATACGCTGCCTTCACCACATCAATCCGCCACGCGCCCACTCATCCCGATTCTCGACCttaaaattttgggtttttgacTTTTTCCTCGCCACCCAAAAGCACTTCTCACCGGGGGCTGGCTTGGGAGTTGGGAGTGATCCTTATGTAAAAGTgcttttaattagtattatcatGTTTCAAATATAAaccattttacaaaaaaatcaattaatattttaattaattaaaaataatattttaagggatttttcatattttaaaaatgatttttattttggtaacatttgaaaatggaaaagaaaaatgaaaaaaaaaggtcaccaatttttttattggatttattgtacaaagtattaaaaaaaatatcataaattaactttaaaaattcttataccTTAAAATTTGTGTTTGTTTActttttactatttattttccacttttcctctttattttccttctccagtccctctcccttttttttcttttgaattttctatCATAAAACTAAAGGTAGAAAAAGTTGTTGaagtattttttcaaaaagttataTAATATTTCACATGCTAAGGAAGCCAAAATGAAATGAATGGAAAATACAAACATAAAGAATATCACTATCCTATTCTAATGAATACTCCATTCTTCCTTCTAGTAGATGTCGACataatgttttaattaaaaGGTCTTTTGTTGCATTTGAAAAGTTAACGGTAGCTTAAGAGAGCAACGAAAGAAGCCTCCGGAGCGATGATATTTCCTTATTAAAACAAGTGGATGATGTTTCATGTATGTTACTTATACTATCTATATAATAGACTTACATACATTTCAAATCATCTGAGCTTATTGGGTCAAAATTGGTGAACATTTGAAAGGGATCAAGCGAAATGTCTTTTTGTTAAATTCATAATCACACAAGACATAATGAGAATTTtgtatttgaataaaaaaaaagaagatgattGCGATATTCACATCAAATGCAAGACTTTTCTTAACTGACATTTTAAGTTGTAGGAACTCATTATGCTCAAAGCTCATGACTCATTAagttcaaaacaaataatatttattaagaaaaaacgTGAATGATTATGAATTAACacttaataataattaatattgaaAAGTACTTTATTCTCCGTGTAGGTttggattgaattttttaaaggtagaaaaatcatttttaattttttttaaaaattaaaattttaactaaaaattcATGTAACCTCAATTACTTTGATCACGCACATGAAGGAGAGTGTTGGGAAATCACCATCACCTTCACAAGTACTTGTGgattaattttcaattgttttctcaaatgatttgaaaaacatttagtGCATTCACACTTGaacattaataaattttttgtttccttaaTGTTGTGGAcatgttttattgtttttaattttgagaaTTGTGAAGGATGAGAAGAAGCATGGAAGATggaattgaaaattatatttttgttttataaaaataaaaatatagggCAAGTGGATTTGATATTAAACTTCCACGTGAGATCTTGATGGTTTGTTGGCATGTTACATGCACTTAGACTtttctttattcatatatattcctcttaaaaacacttccgTTATCCCCTGGTTTTGATTAGAAAATACTTTGAAAGTTTTAAGGAGTATTTGTCTTCTTCACTTCAATGCTTAACTACTCAATAAACAATGCTCAACTCTGATTTTTCCTTATGTATTAAATGATAGATTTGAAGGATGATTTTAAAAGAAacgttttgttttattttaggaaagtaataagaaaaaaaaatattaagaaaaatgattttcttatatttattgtattatagaaaatacgagagaaaattaaatataattaaaattagttaaaaatttacatattattgaattatttaaCTTTGATATAAAggagaaatataaattaaataagtttgaaaaaatatgtaaaaataatttcataattttgaacctatttttttattttcttttattttatatatatatatatatatatatatatatattctttttctcatattttccttcaaatttgttAGGAATCAAACACATCCTAAAAGAAATGataatttatagatttttatttattttttaaaattatgagaaTCAAACCGatataaaaagataatgaaaataatcaaaattagagatttcattaaaatatttacaaaattatcataaatCCAAATAGAAATGAAACTAACATTTATGCAAGAAACGAAATAAAGggtataatttgaaatttttgatatttctaattatggagaaaaaatatttttaaatagatatgCAAAAGAATAAACTAATTCTTTCTTGAACtttgtatatatttaaaaataataataataattttaaaatacatagtTGTTTGTATATTGAAGATAGTTTAAAATCTACAATAATTTTACTATAGCTTTTTTATCAGAGTAGATTAGGAAACCAAAAGCCTAAAATTTGATTCCATGAGGAAGGGAATCAGTTTTCTTCATGGCGGTGGAGGaaattatttcttcaattttcttctgGACAAAAAAAACGGCTTTCCTAGATAATTAGTGATACCCCTGTTTATCTTTTGACTCCGAATGTTAGGTAACACTAGAATGCGGACAACGCATGCacaaaatagaataattttctaGTCTTGTTTTCAATCAagaattgaataaaagaaagagGTAAAAGTTTCAAGTTTGAAATTGTAAGTtgtagaaatttaaaatttttgcttttaaaaataggaaaaaaatcatatttgaatttttttttaatttatcaaaataacaataattttaaaatattggaatataaaagaaaatgaaatataaaaattcaattattttattcaatattttatcaaattacatgaaaaaagatggagaaaaaaaggtaagaagaaaaaacaaaaacaaatatttgaatggGCTAAGTGGGTTGACACAAGGAGTTGATATGATAGCTCGATTAATCATTTCCTTAATCTTAGCACGACTCGCTATAGTAATTAGGTTGTGTTGGTCCAACTTGACCTTTTTGCGTACTAACCAAGGGCCAAATTAGGCGGCCTAGTCCACTTGATAGCTCTACAATCGACCGTTTAAGTTGATTAATCAAGGTGACCTTTGGGCTTATCTTACATATTTTGGCGATGGTCACCAATACTTGAGCTGGAAACTCAATTGATTGAATTACCTATCAATGGTCCAAGTCAATTGATTGAGGTTTCTACCTCTAAATGGTTACTTGCATTATTTTGTCATCAACAACTATATAGTTGGTTGACAACCCAAGTCGACTAATCGATGGTCTAAGTTGATTGATCAATATAATCTGTCTAAGGGCAAATTTACTTATATTACTCATATATAAGAGCTTAAAATTACCATTATTACTAAGAAAATACCTTGAAATCACTATTCATATTTTCTAAGGGCTTTTTCCTTGATTTTGGAGTGCATTAAATCAAATTTTGCATGTGTATTTATTTCAATCCAAACTTCCCACAACATTCATTTGAATCAAAACTTGTTTCTTATTGGTCGTATTACTATCCTTTTTGAGTTGTAAATTGTGAGAAAGTTTAAAAGTAAAACAtcttttaagtaaaaattatgGAAGATTTCTTGAAATTAAGAGTCCAGTGTAAAGAAGACTACACTTGATTGAAGCATTGAAAGTTTAGTGGAACCTCGACTTATATTAGGAGTTAGAGGAGAGTATACGTAAAGTAGGATTGGAATAAATGATTATAAAATCTTAATTTacatctctctttctttctctctttttcttttattaccTTACTACTTATTGTATCATTTGCATTGATTACTtgataaaatttgttataattgACTAACACTCAATTTACCTACTCTTTTAGGTATAAACCTTGGTTGAATTAGCTAAGATTTGAATTCTATAAGAGAAGGAATTTAAATTcacctattttatttatcaaacacttttagataattaatttttctaaaagttaaGCCTCTAGTATTTGGACCCGTGATATATTTAAGACATtccaacaattttttaaaaaaattttaagttcattaatcatatttgaatcAATATAATTAATCTTCAGACATGTTTTCAACTTATTTTgacttatttattcaaaatcaaaccttaaacaagttaaatataattaaataaattattattataataaaattaattaacataattattaaataagaaattcaTACTAtgaaataagttaattgtttgaAAGATATTAAAACACCCAAATtccaaataattcttttaataaagtaaccatttaaaaataaataaacaagttacACGTGTCGCATCTATATATAGATATGGAGTTCATACTTGGGAGGAATTTGTAATTTATTGTTTAATATAACTTTCCACGAAAAGTCTTATTCTATCATTAACAAAAGTCCTTTGAAATCCCAAATCGCTTtcacttttaattaaataattaaatactacaaaaaaaaatgaaaaaaagaaaaaaaaaatcatgggtTCATACTAAACAAGAACTGCATTAATAACGGTTGAAAGATTCAAATAGATGAATTTAGACCCATTCAATGATTGGAATGTTTGAAAAGGCAAATGGGTTGGCTAGAAAAGGGAACCAAGATTTATGAATCGGTGGCCGCAATCTGGGTCTTCTAGACGTTGTTCATACGACCAAGTTGTGGACCAACGCGCTTAGGACTTCTCCACCCACGGTCCTCGCCTTGGACCCCTGCCTTTTCCCGGCCCTTTTGAATCGGGTCAAACGCCCTTTATTTTTCGTCATGTTAGGTACCTTCACAAAGGACTTTTGGTGGTTTCAATACCATTTTTCAAGGGCAAATTTTTAGGGATTTACCCGGTCCAGTgctcggtttttttttttaagctaaaGTTTGATTGATTCAACATGTGAGAAGAAGCCCCTCCaatcaaataattattcattttgccttttctttgaaatttttggtcaaaatgatttttttcccctttttcctaCTTTATacgtattttttaatttgattaaaaatgttgtagacccccatttaggcGTGGATCAcctttttctctatttatttttgCAGATCACATTTTTAGTCAGGTGTCGCTATCCCAGTGGGCCACGTGTCACATCCTTAGTGACCATAAGGAATCAACCTCGCTTTTTGAAGCTGTAAGAGGAGTGGGACAGAAAAGGTGGCTGCAGTGGGGCGAGACAGAAAAGGTGGCTGCAGTAGAGATCATTGAAAAGACAAATCCGAGATACAGAGGTGAAGGGGGGGGAGGACAGCAGGGTGCCGGAAAAAGGAAGAGTTTTTCTGAGAGTTTGGGGGGAAAGGAATATGGGTTGAACGACAATAGGAAGCTAAGAACAGAGGAGCGTGGAGTCGTTGGGAAGAGTCCAGGACACGAAGCTGAAAAGGGAGATTTCCAGGTATGaccatttgttttttatgtgtatattttccttttttttctgtCCAAGTCTGATTgtcaatgatttttttcatgtctGCTTGTTGGATTGTTCTGTTTTGGTGTCTACTGATTGAATATTGGAAAAGTTTGCTGTGTTTTATGCCCTATTCTGACGAGTATTTTCCATCGTAACTCACCGGATGTTGGACCCATGGATGAAACGATGAAATGGGTCCGATATGCTAGTTAaagtcttcatttttttttcttcttgttgctatCCTGTTATCTTCTTGTTTCCCTTTCCTCCCTGAGTGCACTCATGCAAGCGTGTCGTCATCTCGTCCCcatgtgttttttctttatccACCATACCCATCGTTCACCTATACACCTCTCTCTCTAGGTcgtcatacccatttcctcactCAAGCCTGCAGGAATCAGGCATCCTCCACCACAcccatttttctctcattcattcCCCATCCCACTCCCTCACTTACATGGAGTCTCCCGGGTGCATACTATCCTTCACTCTTTCGCATACCCATTAAAGTCACTCACCCAAGCCTCCATATCTATACAACCCATACTTATCCTTCATGCTACTCATAACAATGTTCTACCTTATCCAGGTGTCTCACTCCGGGAATTCctctccgccgccattccattcGAGTGTCTCACACCCGGAATTCCTCTCCGCCGCCATTCCCCTTGGTGTCTCACTCTCGGGATTCCTCTCCGCCGCCATTCCCCCGGGTGTCTCACTCCCGGGATTCCTCttcgccgccattccatccgggtGTCTCACACTAGGAATTTCTCCCCGCCGCCATTCTCCTGGGTGTCTCACTCTCGGAATTCctctccgccgccattccatccgagtgtctcacacccggaattcctctccaccaccattttcatccGGGTGTCTCACACCTGGAATTCCTCTCCGCCGCCATTCTCCCGGGTGTCTCACTCCTGGAATCCTTCTGCGCCGCCATTCCCCCGGGTGTCTCACTCTCGGAATCCTTCTGCGCCaccattccatccggatgtcccacatccggaatcctgCCCCGCCGCCACTCCCTTCTCCAGATGTCtcacattttaaattttcatctttaggGTTTCAAGTCCTAAAAATCacattcttaataaaaattggttgCCACTTTCCTTCTGGCAAGCCATTTTCACACcttctctattttaaaaaaatgttttgaaataagcaaataatcaaaatttgtaattctaaataatggaatttacggatttggtccatgcaaaaatgaactgggctttggtgggggccccacatacatgATCTTATGATCAATTGATTGATCTGTTTGACTGACTCGGTTgtcatacatgatttatttatcctaCTCTCTAACATACATGCGATTATTCCTTAACTAtgcactaacctcacttcttgatagcgctttattGGATcgctgcccaggtacgcatccacatcCA contains these protein-coding regions:
- the LOC100256922 gene encoding probable WRKY transcription factor 53, which gives rise to MENMGSWEQKNLINELTNGRELAKQLQIHLSVSSSSHDARESLVQKILTSYEKALSLLRCSGPVGEPQAAAAGGGGAIGIGMSESPRSLSGSPRSEDSDKEQEHKDGSRKRKTLPRWTKQVQMSLGPGPEGPLDDGFSWRKYGQKDILGAKYPRSYYKCTHRNAQGCLATKQVQRSDDDPTIFEITYRGRHTCTQVSQQIPPPAALPGNQGLMDSKDHQQFNLQPQQNQQQAQDMLLSFQSGLRVVTEGLDTPSDQAFPPFCFTSTSNIKVEEPGFSPSMMDNNIVGNFPTSFVSPAASRSNYFSMSSDEMNSLGGNQNLQAPEANLNEIISAAASTTNPQFEQFPFGSMEFDPNFNFDHLGFF